From one Solanum lycopersicum chromosome 12, SLM_r2.1 genomic stretch:
- the LOC101259412 gene encoding polygalacturonase, translated as MYDFKTMKFTSVSCFLFFCLIILIIPSCLAYNVVNFGARGDGRTDSTSAFLRAWSSACHSTSQPNVYIPRGTYLVRTLNLNGPCKRRVEFRIDGTLVAPVNYNAIGNAEFWIMFYKVSGVNVYGGTINAKGHGYWSCRKGGKSCPQGARSIQFMWCNNVLLKGLTSLHSQRVHIGIGYSSNVRVENLKITAPSGSPNTDGIHVQNSRGITIYDSIIKTGDDCISIGPASANMWIEKVGCGPGHGISIGSLGHSLNEDGVANITVANSVFTKTQNGVRIKSWARPSGGFATNIMFRNLVMRNVGNPIFIDQNYCPHNVCPRQSSGVKVSDVTFKNVKGTSSTQAAMKFDCSASNPCTGIKLHDINLTYNDRLRRPAFAYCKNARGRHTGKVFPKSCI; from the exons ATGTACGACTTCAAAACTATGAAATTTACTAGTGTTTcttgttttctcttcttttgtttaattatactaattataCCTTCTTGTTTAGCTTACAATGTGGTTAATTTTGGGGCTAGGGGAGATGGCAGGACGGACTCAACCTCCGCTTTTCTTCGCGCTTGGTCTTCTGCCTGCCACTCTACTAGCCAACCTAACGTGTATATTCCACGAGGAACGTATTTGGTAAGGACGTTGAACTTAAATGGACCTTGTAAGAGACGAGTTGAGTTCCGAATTGATGGTACTCTCGTTGCGCCGGTGAATTATAATGCAATTGGAAATGCTGAGTTTTGGATTATGTTTTATAAGGTAAGTGGTGTTAATGTGTATGGTGGAACTATTAATGCAAAGGGACATGGTTATTGGTCTTGTAGAAAAGGTGGAAAGTCTTGTCCACAAGGAGCTAGG TCGATACAATTTATGTGGTGTAACAATGTACTGTTGAAGGGTTTGACATCACTACACAGTCAAAGAGTACACATTGGAATTGGTTACAGCAGCAATGTCAGAGTTGAGAATCTTAAGATAACAGCTCCAAGTGGAAGTCCAAACACCGACGGAATTCATGTTCAGAACTCAAGGGGGATTACTATTTATGACAGCATTATCAAGACCGGAGATGATTGTATATCTATTGGCCCTGCCTCCGCGAATATGTGGATTGAAAAAGTTGGGTGTGGCCCTGGACATGGTATCAG CATTGGAAGTTTGGGACATAGTTTGAATGAAGATGGAGTAGCAAATATCACAGTAGCAAATTCTGTTTTCACAAAGACACAAAATGGGGTTAGGATAAAATCATGGGCAAGACCAAGTGGTGGCTTTGCTACAAATATCATGTTTAGAAACCTTGTTATGAGGAATGTTGGAAATCCCATTTTCATTGACCAAAACTATTGCCCTCATAATGTATGCCCTCGTCAG AGTTCAGGAGTGAAGGTGAGCGACGTAACATTCAAGAATGTGAAGGGAACATCATCTACACAAGCAGCCATGAAATTTGATTGTAGTGCTTCAAATCCGTGCACCGGAATAAAATTACATGACATTAACTTAACTTACAATGATCGTTTGAGAAGGCCAGCCTTTGCTTACTGTAAAAACGCAAGGGGACGTCATACTGGCAAAGTGTTTCCCAAAAGTTGCATATGA